A portion of the Bdellovibrionales bacterium genome contains these proteins:
- a CDS encoding sigma-54-dependent Fis family transcriptional regulator has protein sequence MSNKGRIVLIDDDGEMRTMVNEFLSRAGFEVVAFPLATKAFEYLKATSDKEGHLESVDTILCDIQMPEMDGIELVERMRKFAPEVPVILVTAFGSIESAIEATRVGAFDYIVKPFKLGELEVRILRAIQIRRLKIENQVLRSEVQKSVATGKLIGKSKSMHAVFDLIERVSRATANVLITGESGTGKEIVARAIHESGARAEKAFVAINCTAIPENLLESELFGHAKGSFTGAIVRKRGLFEEAEGGTLFLDEIGDLDMSLQAKILRVLQERKIKAVGDNSYKDIDVRIVAATHKDLGEAIKEGRFREDLFYRLAVIPIHIPPLRHRREDIPILARHFLQKYGKSNGSTIKGFTAAAIEALMTYPWNGNVRELENIIERVVVLTNKEVIDVTDLPISGSSDSLEDFFATAVSSLPTVGDLEKRYMKYVLEKTGGRKEKASQILGINRRTLYRKEREYGFVSDDPQAISEGKVESRPPASRPSDFGLASLSY, from the coding sequence ATGTCTAATAAAGGAAGAATTGTTCTTATAGACGATGATGGTGAGATGAGAACCATGGTGAACGAGTTTCTTTCTCGTGCTGGGTTTGAAGTCGTGGCATTTCCTTTGGCAACCAAGGCCTTTGAGTATTTGAAGGCAACTTCAGACAAGGAAGGGCATCTGGAGTCGGTCGACACGATTCTTTGCGATATTCAAATGCCCGAAATGGATGGCATTGAACTGGTAGAGAGAATGAGGAAATTTGCCCCTGAGGTTCCGGTGATTCTCGTAACAGCATTTGGAAGTATTGAATCTGCGATTGAGGCGACTCGCGTGGGTGCTTTCGATTACATTGTGAAGCCATTTAAGTTGGGTGAGTTGGAGGTGAGGATTCTGCGCGCGATTCAGATACGTCGTCTCAAAATTGAGAACCAGGTGTTGCGTTCAGAAGTTCAAAAGAGCGTGGCGACGGGAAAATTGATAGGTAAGTCCAAGTCGATGCACGCAGTCTTTGATTTGATTGAAAGGGTATCGAGAGCAACGGCAAATGTTTTGATCACGGGTGAAAGTGGAACTGGTAAGGAGATTGTGGCTCGGGCCATCCACGAAAGTGGAGCGAGAGCAGAGAAAGCCTTTGTCGCGATCAACTGCACGGCGATTCCCGAAAATCTTCTAGAGTCTGAGCTTTTTGGACATGCAAAGGGGTCCTTTACGGGAGCTATAGTTCGCAAGCGCGGACTTTTCGAAGAAGCCGAGGGAGGAACTCTTTTTCTTGATGAGATCGGTGATTTAGACATGTCTTTGCAGGCTAAAATACTGAGAGTCTTGCAAGAAAGGAAAATCAAGGCAGTTGGGGACAACAGTTATAAAGACATAGATGTGAGGATTGTCGCCGCAACTCACAAGGATCTAGGTGAAGCAATCAAAGAAGGGCGGTTTCGGGAGGATCTGTTTTACCGCTTGGCTGTAATTCCTATTCATATTCCACCTTTGCGCCATCGGAGGGAGGATATTCCCATTTTAGCTCGGCATTTTCTGCAAAAGTACGGAAAATCCAATGGATCCACGATCAAGGGGTTTACGGCAGCCGCTATCGAAGCTCTCATGACCTATCCCTGGAATGGCAATGTTCGCGAGTTAGAGAACATCATTGAGCGCGTCGTTGTTTTAACAAACAAAGAAGTCATCGACGTAACTGATCTTCCGATCTCGGGAAGTTCAGATAGCCTAGAAGACTTTTTTGCGACAGCAGTTTCAAGTTTACCGACAGTGGGAGACCTGGAGAAGAGATATATGAAATATGTTTTAGAAAAAACAGGTGGGAGAAAAGAAAAGGCCTCGCAGATACTGGGAATCAATCGCCGTACTTTGTATCGCAAGGAACGGGAGTATGGGTTCGTTAGTGATGATCCCCAGGCGATAAGTGAAGGGAAGGTGGAATCCCGTCCCCCTGCTTCTCGACCCTCCGATTTTGGTTTGGCGAGCCTCAGTTATTGA
- a CDS encoding HPF/RaiA family ribosome-associated protein produces the protein MHNIISEDFDLTSAIREGVMERVGHVVEHLKRESPVSVYLSKANDLFNVRMNVRDNRKTYTSSESHRDFYIALNRAKERLLRQVDDRRKRNISKRHHSKRKFQSLSLDTEDVAV, from the coding sequence ATGCACAATATTATCAGTGAAGATTTTGACCTTACTTCGGCGATCAGAGAAGGCGTGATGGAGAGAGTGGGACACGTGGTTGAGCATCTGAAGAGGGAGAGTCCAGTTTCTGTTTATCTTTCTAAGGCGAATGATTTGTTCAATGTTCGCATGAATGTGAGAGACAACAGGAAGACATATACGAGCTCGGAATCTCATCGTGATTTTTATATCGCATTGAATCGGGCGAAAGAACGTCTTCTTCGTCAGGTGGATGATCGGCGAAAGAGAAATATCTCAAAGCGTCACCATTCCAAGCGAAAATTTCAAAGCCTCTCTCTCGACACTGAGGACGTAGCTGTTTAG
- a CDS encoding response regulator, producing MKNTISAKHILVVEDDCEMRELICEFLEARGFRLSTFRSASCALEAICMMTKGDGDPFDLVISDINMPQMDGFEFLKLSKSTIPSLPVILITAFGNQVTERAALNEGAAAYLNKPFSLSKLQALIHCHA from the coding sequence ATGAAAAATACGATATCTGCTAAGCACATCCTGGTTGTCGAGGACGATTGTGAAATGCGAGAGCTGATCTGTGAATTTTTAGAGGCGAGAGGGTTTCGACTGTCAACATTTCGCTCAGCATCATGCGCCCTAGAGGCCATTTGCATGATGACCAAAGGCGACGGGGATCCTTTTGATTTGGTAATTTCCGACATTAACATGCCACAAATGGATGGGTTTGAATTTCTCAAATTATCGAAGTCAACCATTCCCAGCCTTCCTGTGATTCTTATCACAGCCTTTGGAAATCAGGTGACTGAACGGGCTGCTTTAAATGAAGGAGCTGCGGCCTATCTCAACAAACCATTTTCTCTTTCCAAACTACAGGCTTTGATTCACTGTCATGCATAA
- a CDS encoding PAS domain S-box protein: MDRFGIDKDPRVFAQCVHSCREPVMFLDLRGRLVYVNPAWVKTYGHSEKSVLGHSPRIIRHKYLDRDIYRKIWEHIQNPKIGFWKGELVSLSADGREVPVLLTITPVKREDETNSGYIGIALDLTEEKKLRAQVEQQDRMATIGILTSGMAHEIGTPIGVIRGRAEMLLMDCPQDERLKKNLEIIVKQTDRISGFINSLLKLSRSSGDQVLESVDAPRVIKGVLELLTPKFRKARIQLEMNSEENLIALADVARLEQITINIVVNAIHAIEKKRETELPTESAQFVRVMAFRTANSINVSIEDSGCGISKENLKKIFEPFFTTKSAGQGTGLGLSIVNRLLDEMGGAISVESTEGKGTKFTFALKPSKGPEMAGSIDGWATTEPQ, encoded by the coding sequence ATGGATAGGTTTGGTATCGACAAAGATCCAAGGGTATTCGCACAATGTGTACACAGTTGCAGAGAGCCTGTCATGTTCCTGGACCTCAGGGGACGCTTGGTCTATGTGAACCCCGCTTGGGTGAAAACCTACGGGCATTCCGAAAAGTCAGTCCTGGGACATTCGCCACGTATTATTCGCCATAAATATCTGGATAGAGATATCTACAGGAAAATTTGGGAACATATCCAAAATCCGAAGATCGGTTTTTGGAAGGGAGAGCTCGTTAGCCTGAGTGCCGATGGCCGCGAAGTCCCTGTGCTGCTCACTATCACTCCCGTTAAACGAGAAGATGAAACGAACTCTGGATACATTGGCATCGCGCTTGATCTGACGGAAGAAAAAAAACTCCGCGCCCAAGTCGAACAGCAGGATCGAATGGCAACCATTGGAATCCTCACAAGCGGTATGGCCCATGAAATTGGCACTCCGATTGGGGTCATTCGTGGAAGGGCTGAAATGTTGCTCATGGACTGCCCGCAAGACGAGCGCCTCAAGAAGAACTTGGAAATTATCGTCAAACAGACAGATCGAATCTCCGGATTTATCAATTCACTCCTGAAGCTCAGTCGATCTTCGGGGGACCAAGTGCTTGAATCTGTTGATGCCCCACGAGTGATAAAGGGAGTTCTTGAACTTTTGACTCCGAAGTTTCGCAAAGCTCGCATCCAGCTCGAAATGAATTCTGAAGAAAATCTCATTGCTCTCGCCGATGTCGCAAGGCTGGAGCAAATCACGATCAACATAGTCGTTAATGCAATTCATGCAATTGAAAAGAAACGAGAGACGGAACTCCCAACAGAATCAGCTCAGTTTGTTCGTGTAATGGCCTTCCGCACTGCAAACTCGATCAATGTTTCCATTGAGGACAGCGGCTGTGGCATATCTAAAGAAAATCTAAAAAAGATATTTGAGCCCTTTTTTACAACCAAATCAGCCGGTCAGGGCACTGGCCTCGGCCTGTCCATCGTGAATCGTCTCCTCGATGAAATGGGCGGCGCCATCTCCGTTGAAAGCACAGAGGGAAAAGGCACAAAATTCACTTTCGCCCTTAAACCTTCAAAAGGCCCAGAAATGGCGGGATCTATCGACGGCTGGGCCACAACGGAGCCTCAATAA
- a CDS encoding MBL fold metallo-hydrolase, which yields MPLVDWKHGSWILRGSSLAGVGTHYSLLGCDVAFDVAQGFPHLAPISRFFITHGHMDHAAGIPYIISQRALAHLPPAKFYMPASMVSFMTGIMAIWQEMEGHEYSFEFCPLSLGDEVPLRNDLIVKPFRTMHRIPSLGYTVFQIRKNLRPDLVKLTETEIREQRRRGVEVNVRHLAPEISFSGDTKIEFFDECEWVRKSRILVMEVTYIDENKSVQNARDWGHIHLDELLPRLPLFEGEKILLTHLSGRHGIEDCERILDKRVPKDLRDKIAVFPRFAGS from the coding sequence TTGCCTTTGGTAGATTGGAAGCATGGGTCTTGGATCTTGCGAGGTTCATCTCTTGCGGGGGTAGGAACTCACTATTCTTTGCTCGGGTGTGACGTTGCTTTTGATGTGGCCCAGGGGTTTCCTCATCTCGCTCCCATCTCGCGGTTTTTTATTACTCATGGCCATATGGATCACGCGGCGGGCATCCCTTATATTATTTCCCAGAGAGCCTTGGCTCATCTGCCGCCTGCAAAATTTTATATGCCTGCCTCAATGGTGAGTTTTATGACAGGGATCATGGCGATTTGGCAGGAAATGGAAGGGCACGAGTATTCGTTTGAGTTTTGTCCTCTTAGCCTTGGGGATGAAGTGCCTCTTCGAAATGATTTGATCGTTAAACCATTTCGTACCATGCATCGAATACCCTCTCTGGGCTACACTGTTTTTCAGATTCGGAAAAATCTCAGGCCTGATCTCGTTAAATTGACTGAGACAGAGATTCGTGAGCAGAGGCGTCGAGGGGTAGAGGTAAATGTCAGGCACCTCGCACCAGAGATTTCCTTTTCAGGGGACACGAAGATTGAGTTTTTTGATGAGTGTGAATGGGTCAGAAAAAGCAGGATATTGGTGATGGAAGTCACCTACATTGACGAGAATAAGTCAGTACAGAATGCTCGGGACTGGGGGCATATTCACCTTGACGAGTTGCTGCCACGATTGCCCCTTTTTGAGGGAGAAAAAATCCTATTGACCCATCTTTCCGGTCGCCATGGCATTGAGGATTGTGAACGCATTTTAGACAAAAGAGTTCCAAAAGATCTTCGAGATAAGATAGCCGTATTCCCCCGTTTTGCGGGATCCTAA
- a CDS encoding FKBP-type peptidyl-prolyl cis-trans isomerase, translating into MRNLKVGVLVAITLGLVACDKIASYSLNGEEAKYSYAIGYQFAKNMKDQEVTVDPSALALAIKDVMGDKPTRLTEEEMQTAMKSMYEKRKEKESHAATENKKKGDEYLAANKTKEGIKTTESGLQYKIDEEGDAKAESPTADSLVTVDYKGTLIDGKEFDSSYSRGQPANFPLGGVIPGWQEALKMMKKGAKWKIYVPPELAYGDRARPGIPANSVLVFEVNLLDIKASAETKQSTEKELKTKQKASAKK; encoded by the coding sequence ATGAGAAATTTGAAAGTTGGGGTGCTGGTTGCGATCACGCTTGGGCTTGTGGCCTGTGACAAGATCGCTTCGTATTCCCTGAACGGTGAAGAGGCAAAATACAGTTATGCCATTGGATATCAGTTTGCAAAAAACATGAAGGACCAAGAGGTCACTGTTGATCCAAGTGCACTGGCTCTGGCCATTAAGGACGTGATGGGTGATAAACCAACGCGCCTAACAGAAGAAGAGATGCAAACGGCCATGAAGTCCATGTACGAAAAGCGAAAAGAGAAAGAGTCTCACGCGGCGACAGAGAACAAAAAGAAGGGCGATGAGTATCTTGCTGCGAATAAAACCAAGGAAGGAATTAAAACGACTGAATCTGGGCTTCAGTATAAGATCGATGAAGAAGGAGATGCAAAGGCAGAATCTCCTACGGCAGATAGTCTCGTGACGGTCGATTACAAAGGAACTTTGATTGACGGCAAGGAATTTGATAGCTCTTACAGTCGTGGCCAGCCCGCCAATTTTCCTTTGGGCGGAGTTATTCCAGGTTGGCAAGAAGCCCTCAAAATGATGAAGAAGGGTGCAAAGTGGAAAATCTATGTTCCGCCTGAGTTGGCTTACGGTGATCGCGCTCGACCTGGTATTCCGGCAAATTCGGTTTTGGTCTTTGAGGTGAATCTTTTAGACATAAAGGCTTCTGCGGAAACCAAGCAATCAACAGAGAAGGAACTGAAAACCAAACAGAAAGCAAGCGCGAAGAAATAG